The Anaerolineales bacterium region GGACGTTTCCTCGCTGGGACGATGAACCTCAACGAAAAAGATTCAACGGGCTCGTTATATTCCTTCGACGGCGAATCAATCGCAAAATTATTATCGAACGTCACCATCTCCAACGGTTTGACGTGGAGTCCCGACGGCAAAACTTTTTACTACATCGACACGCCCACCCGCGTTGTCCAGGCCTTCGACTACGATTTGGATACAGGCGCCATCGCCAGCCCGCGCGTCGCAGTGACGATTCCCGCCTCCCTCGGCTGGCCCGACGGCATGACCTCCGACTCGCAAGGCAACTTGTGGATCGCCATGTGGGGCGGCGCGCAAATCACAAAGTGGAATCCGCACACGGGGCAACTGCTGGAACAAATCCCCGTCCCCGCGCTTCAAACATCCTCCTGCGCGTTCGGCGGGAAACACCTGAACGAATTATTCATCACCTCCGCCCGCAAAGGCTTGGATGACGCCGCGCTGGAGCAATATCCGCTTTCGGGCGGCGTGTTCCGCTTAGAAACCAACATCGAAGGTCTGCCAGCCTTCGAGTTCGCAGGGTAAAATTCGATCATCTCTTGTGCATGAAATCAGCCACAGAGAACACAGAGATTTTGAGAATTTTTCTCAGAGAACTCTGTGATCTCTGTGGTAAAGAAATGACTTCCAAGGCAACCTCCATGTCGAAACGGATCGAAACCATTGACATCGCGCGCGGCATCGGCATTTTGCTGGTAGTCTTGGCGCACAACGATTTCGGCTTCATCTCGCAATACGGCTACGAAGTCATCTATTCGTTCCACATGCCGCTATTCTTTTTCCTTTCGGGGTATTTCATCAAGACGAACATTTCGTTCTTCGAGTTTTCCAAGAAGCGATTCCATTCCCTGCTCAAGCCTTATCTCTTTACCCTCTTCCTGATCTACGCCACCTCGGTATCCTTTGAAAAGATGGCGTTCGGCACTGCCATTCGGCGCATCGTCAAATCACTCTATGGGACAGGCGTCTACATTGACTGGGTGCAGTTGTGGTTTCTGCCAAACTTGTTCGTCGTGAGTCTCTACGCGTTCATCTTCCTCGTCCTCGTGGGCAGACTCAACAACCGCTGGCTGAGGCTGGGAATATTGACCGCGACGCTGGCGCTCTCGCTTCCATTTCTCAAATCGTTCTATCCGTTTTCAGTTTCGCTCCTTGGTAACGACTATGAACTCTTCGGCTTGCCGTTCAGCCTCGACCTCGTTTTCCTCAGCGGCTTTTACTACATTTTGGGCAGTGAAGCGAGGCAACTCACAACGGAGAAAATGTTCGATAACTATTTTTTGTTGGGCATCACGGGTATCGGCGTGTTCGCATTGAATTACTTCATTGACTCGCCGATTGATTTGAACACTCGAACTTATTCCTCTTTCTTTATCAACACATTCGAGGCAATTGTCGGGATTTTGTTCACGCTGGCGCTGTCGCGGCAAATTGACCTGCACACGCACAGGCTGGCTTCCCTATTCAAATATTTCGGGCGCATCTCGCTTATCATCCTAATCTTCCACGTTCCGATTCAGGATTTTTGGGGGCAGAAAGTTTTAGCA contains the following coding sequences:
- a CDS encoding SMP-30/gluconolactonase/LRE family protein produces the protein MNVELMFDAKAALGEGPVWDERTQTLYWVDILNKRIYANGDSLAELDEFIGCLAPRVRGGLILAKRFSFWTFDLSATSSTFLAAPTDEPATNRFNDGKCDPRGRFLAGTMNLNEKDSTGSLYSFDGESIAKLLSNVTISNGLTWSPDGKTFYYIDTPTRVVQAFDYDLDTGAIASPRVAVTIPASLGWPDGMTSDSQGNLWIAMWGGAQITKWNPHTGQLLEQIPVPALQTSSCAFGGKHLNELFITSARKGLDDAALEQYPLSGGVFRLETNIEGLPAFEFAG
- a CDS encoding acyltransferase family protein encodes the protein MTSKATSMSKRIETIDIARGIGILLVVLAHNDFGFISQYGYEVIYSFHMPLFFFLSGYFIKTNISFFEFSKKRFHSLLKPYLFTLFLIYATSVSFEKMAFGTAIRRIVKSLYGTGVYIDWVQLWFLPNLFVVSLYAFIFLVLVGRLNNRWLRLGILTATLALSLPFLKSFYPFSVSLLGNDYELFGLPFSLDLVFLSGFYYILGSEARQLTTEKMFDNYFLLGITGIGVFALNYFIDSPIDLNTRTYSSFFINTFEAIVGILFTLALSRQIDLHTHRLASLFKYFGRISLIILIFHVPIQDFWGQKVLASTDNLPLSIWIGFFMGVGGSALIYELFIRRNPVAAWWFGREAEGVEIKKDMSP